The stretch of DNA CGATCGCCGCTTTTTTGGAGGACTTTGAGGCGGGACTGCAGGCCAAGAAGAAGTAGTTTCAAGAGTTTTCTCCGAAGGGCTTGCATTTTCATTTGTTAATCCATATATTTATAATTATAGATTAATCAACAACCCTACAGTGAGGAGAAAATAAAATGACCATATCCAAATCAGCAGCGGCTCTGTTCAAGCCTTTTGAAGGCGGACGGCTAAATCTTGAAAATCGTATTGTCATGGCGCCAATGACCCGTGGTTTTTCACCGGCAGGCGTTCCAGGTCCCGACGTGGCCGGATATTACCGGCGGAGGGCCGAAAACGGCGTCGGCCTCATCATCACTGAAGGAACAGTCATTAACCATCCGGCTGCGGCTGCTGATCTCGGCGTGCCGCATTTTTACGGGGAGGAAGCTCTGCAAGGATGGGCGCGTGTCGTCCGCGAAGTGCATGAAGCCGGCGGGAAAATCGCTCCGCAGATTTGGCATACCGGTACGGCCCGCGAGAGGGAGAAATTCCCGGAATCGAATGCCGACCCGATCGGGCCGTCTGGCCTCAGCCTGACTGGCGAACCGGTATCCGAGCCGTTGACGGTTGAGGAGATTCACGGTCTCGTGCAGGCATATGCCCAAGCCGCTGCCGACGCGAAGCGCATCGGCTTTGATGCGGTAGAGATACATGGTGCGCACGGCTACCTCATTGACCAGTTCTTCTGGAACTTCACCAACAAGCGTACGGATAAGTATGGCGGCGATCTCGTTGGCCGCACCCGATTCGCGGTGGAGGTTATCGAGGCGGTGCGAGCCGCGGTCGGCCCCGACTTCCCGATTATCTTCCGCTTCTCCCAATGGAAGCCGGTTGACTACGGCGTCAAACTGGCAGCGAATCCAGAGGAGTTGGAGCGCTTCCTCACACCGCTGTCTGAGGCAGGCGTCGATATCTTCCATGCCTCCACGCGCCGATTCTGGGAGCCCGAGTTCGAGGGCTCAGATCTTAACCTGGCGGGCTGGACGCAGAAGCTGACAGGCAAGCCGACTATTACCGTCGGTTCGGTCGGCCTGGACTCGGACTTCACCAGCCTGTTCGAGGAGGGTAAGGGCGGGCAGGCTGCCAGCATCGACAATCTGATCGAGCGTCTGGAGCGCGGGGAGTTCGACCTCGTCGCCGTCGGTCGCGCGCTGCTGAGCGATCCGGCCTGGGCGGCCAAGATCCGCGACGATCGCACCGAAGAGCTGGAGCCGTTCACGCGGGAGGCTCTTGCCACGCTGATCTGACTTCATGCCGAGTGCCGGGGGGCAAGACCCTGCGAAACTCCAAGGCCATTTCGGATTCAGTCCGAAATGGCCTTTTGTACGCTTGACAGCGCATCATGCTAACGGGATTGGGTCCTCTCAGCCGCATCGCTTTTATTACATCAGGTTTCTGATTTGCTCATGCGGATTGGAAGCCTGTTTTTATATGCTTTAAAGGTTCAAACTTATTGCCCATGACCTGGGCCGAAGAACTCTTTTGAACTGTAAGAGAAATGTTGACCACGTCCGGGGAAATCTGGATCAAATATTTAATCTCTTTTTTCCGTAAGAAAGTAAAGTAAAGCTAGAACCGGCAGGACAATTCCTATCAGGGATGTTAAGTTCCAGCCGCCGTGGGCATAAGACCAGCCGCCTAAAGACGATCCAATTGCTCCGCCCACAAAGAAAATGGACATGAACAGTCCGTTTAGACGCCCCCGCGCTTCACTCCCCAATGAATAAATCGCACGCTGTCCAAGCACAAGATTTCCCGAAACTGCCATGTCCAGCGTGATAGCGGCAACAACGAGCAGTCCTAAAGCTGTTGTTGAATTGCCTTGAAAAAGGTATGCCAGCAAAAAAGACAAGGCGGCGATGATCATCGCCAGTCCGGTCAAAAGTCGGGTCCAGCCTTTGTCCGCCAGTCTTCCGGCAATCGGTGCTGCTACTGCGCCACCAACACCGGCTAAAGCAAACCATGCAATGCCCTGCTGGGATAATCCGAAATCATCCGCCAAGCGTAAAGGAGCCGTAGTCCAAAAAAGACTAAAGGCACTGAATAGGCAGGCTTGATAAATACCCCTGCGGCGTAATACAGGAGTTTGTTTTAATAGAGCACCCAATGAAACGATTAATTCGCCATAATTCATCGTAGGTGAAGGCTTGCGCTCAGGAAGAATGCGCGACAACAGAAGCGATAAAAGAGCTATAATAACCGCCGACAATGCAAATACTGCGTGCCATCCCCAAAGGCTGGCTATAAAGCTTGCTACCGGCCGGGCTAACATGATTCCGAGCAAGAGTCCGCTCATCACGTTCCCAACCACACGTCCTCGCTGTTCTTCAGACGATAAATAGGTAGCATAAGGTACCAGTATTTGGGCCACCACTGATCCGAGTCCAATGAATAGGGACGCAGTGAGGAACAATAACGCATTAGGTGTGAATGTTGCCGCAATCAAAGCACATACAACAACAAGTAGCGATAAGACCGCAAGACGCCGATTTTCAATAATGTCACTAAGCGGTACGATAAACAGCAGCCCTACGACATAACCGATTTGAGTTAAAGTGACAATTAATCCTGCTGCGTCGGAAGAAAGACCCGTAGCGGCGCTGATCGGTCCTACCAGTGTTTGAGCATAATACAGATTGGCGACGATAAGGCCGCATGCGGATGCTAACAGCAACGTGATCCAACTCGAAATACGTTTACCCTCCATTACTTGTTCTGTTTGCATAATAATCCTCCTCGTAAAATAAATACTGAACGTATAGTTCGCTAATTCATGTCTTTATAATATACTGAACGTACAGTTTTGTAAATAGTCAGTTTTTATTTTTTCTTTTGCCGGATATTATGTATAATGAACGTATAGTTTTTTATTTGGAGGGGATTTCCGTGAATAACAAAAGAGGGCGCCCGCGTAACACTGAAACTGAAAAGTCCATCCTTGCAGCCTCATATGACTTGTTGTTGGAGAATGGCTTTGGAGCGGTCACTGTTGAGAAAATTGCTGAGCGTGCCGGGGTGAGTAAAGCCACCATTTATAAATGGTGGCCCAATAAGGCTGCTGTTGTTATGGATGGCTTCCTTTCTGCC from Paenibacillus sophorae encodes:
- a CDS encoding NADH:flavin oxidoreductase produces the protein MTISKSAAALFKPFEGGRLNLENRIVMAPMTRGFSPAGVPGPDVAGYYRRRAENGVGLIITEGTVINHPAAAADLGVPHFYGEEALQGWARVVREVHEAGGKIAPQIWHTGTAREREKFPESNADPIGPSGLSLTGEPVSEPLTVEEIHGLVQAYAQAAADAKRIGFDAVEIHGAHGYLIDQFFWNFTNKRTDKYGGDLVGRTRFAVEVIEAVRAAVGPDFPIIFRFSQWKPVDYGVKLAANPEELERFLTPLSEAGVDIFHASTRRFWEPEFEGSDLNLAGWTQKLTGKPTITVGSVGLDSDFTSLFEEGKGGQAASIDNLIERLERGEFDLVAVGRALLSDPAWAAKIRDDRTEELEPFTREALATLI
- a CDS encoding MFS transporter, whose amino-acid sequence is MQTEQVMEGKRISSWITLLLASACGLIVANLYYAQTLVGPISAATGLSSDAAGLIVTLTQIGYVVGLLFIVPLSDIIENRRLAVLSLLVVVCALIAATFTPNALLFLTASLFIGLGSVVAQILVPYATYLSSEEQRGRVVGNVMSGLLLGIMLARPVASFIASLWGWHAVFALSAVIIALLSLLLSRILPERKPSPTMNYGELIVSLGALLKQTPVLRRRGIYQACLFSAFSLFWTTAPLRLADDFGLSQQGIAWFALAGVGGAVAAPIAGRLADKGWTRLLTGLAMIIAALSFLLAYLFQGNSTTALGLLVVAAITLDMAVSGNLVLGQRAIYSLGSEARGRLNGLFMSIFFVGGAIGSSLGGWSYAHGGWNLTSLIGIVLPVLALLYFLTEKRD